Genomic DNA from Rhodothermus bifroesti:
ACGAACGCCTGCAGCGCGGAGAAGACTTTGTGCAGTTGGCAAATGAAATCTTTCACACGGAGGCGTTTGACTCTTTAGCTGGATTCCTAGGATACGTGCGCTATCGCGATCTGGATGACGCCGTAGCCGAAACAGCCGAAACACTGCAGGTGGGACAATTTTCCCCACCGGTACGCTCAGCCTACGGGTGGCATATTCTACGTGTGGAAGAGCGGCTGTTTAACCCGATACTCACCGAATCGGAATTTCAGTATCGCCGCCGTGGACTTGAAAAACACCTGCGTTTGCGGCAGCTGCGCTTGGGTGCCGATCGTTTTATACGGCAACTCATGGAAAGTCTCCAGGTGCAGGTCAATGAAAAGGCCGCGCGTCTGCTGGTGGATGCCGTTCAGCAAGCGCTCAAGCCATCGGTCATGCCGCCCCCTGAGGTGACCCTAGCTCCCGAAGAGGTTTCCGCTGTAGAGGAGCAGCTTACCCCCGAAACGGTTTTGCTGACCTATACGCTTAACGGAGTACCGCGCACGTTTACTGCCGGCGACTACTATCGCTGGTTGCCGGTGTTGCCTTATCGGGAAGTGCGCTACCGGACCATGGCTTCCGTAGGTCGTGCGCTACGTAACGAAGTGCTGGCTGAGCTGGGTTTTGCTGAAGGGCTGGACCAAGACCCTCGCGTGCTCGAAACGGTGCGCTTTATGGCCAATGCCTACCTTGGAGATCTAATGCGCCGGCATTTGGAAGCATATGAGCGCACTGAACCTACCGAAGCGCAGCTGCATGAGGCTTTTGAACACTTAGGGTATCGGCGACTCAAGACCGCAGAAGCTACCTACTGGACGATCTATGCCGGATCCGCTGCCCGCGCTCGCCAGCTTCGCGACGACATTGCAGCGGGTCGGATTCATCCGCCTGCCGATGCTACTTACCTTGCCCATCAAGGACCGCTGGGGCGTGACGTGCTCTCGGCTTACGTCCGTAAGGCTTTGCTGCACCAACCCATGGTGTTGTGCGTGCAAATAGATTCCTGCTATGTGCTCTACGTGCACGATCGCAAGTTGGTCTATACGGAACTGGAAGAAGTAGCCGATACGCTGCGGGCCCAACTTTCCCGCCTGCTGCCCGAAATGCAGCTCTTGGCTTCGCTCTATCCAAAGGCCCAGCTGGAGGTGGATACCACCCTGTTTGTCCAAATGATGCAAGCTTTAAAAATGCCGGGGCCTTGGATTCCATCGATAGCAACAGGCCAGGCCCGACGCGAGACGGTGCTGCGCCAAATGGCCCTGCCTCAAGAACCGTTGCGCCGCCGCGAACTGCCTTAAACACCATGACCCCTAGGCTCTCTGCCTTCGAACAGCAGCAGCTGGCTGCGCGCGTTCGCCAAGGCGACGCCGTTGCTTTTGAGCAGCTATTTCGGCTGTATTATGCGCCACTAGTGCATTTTGCCGCACGTATTGTGGGAGCGTTCCCAGAAGCAGAGGAAATCGTCCAGAAGGTGTTTGTCAATCTTTGGCAACGACGTACCCTGTGGGTACCACAAGCCTCGGTAGCTGCCTACCTGTACGGCGCAGTGCGTAATGAAGCAGTCAAGTACTGCCAACGTCGCCCGATGGCTGCGTCCCTAGAAGCAGCCGAGACACTGACTGCCGAGTCATTGGATCCAGATCTCCAACTGCTTGGAAATGAACTGGCTGGGCTAATCGAGCGCCTGGTAAGCGAGCTGCCCCAGCAGCGGCGGCTGATCTTTTCCCTCTCCCGGGATCACGGCCTTTCATATGCAGAAATTGCCCAAGCTTTAGGCATCTCGATTAAAACCGTCGAAACGCAGATGGGGCGGGCGTTGCGCCAGCTGCGTGAACGCCTAAAAACGCTGCTGAACGTCTCATTTTGAGTTGGGACCGCCCGTCTGTCAGGGTAGGGTAAGGGTTTGCGGATCTTCTGGATGAGAGACCCTAGAGGGTTTAGCCTGCGCAGAAAACGGTTTCATGCACGAAGCAATCGATTGGGAGCTCTTGGCCAGATACGTGTCGGGCAATTGCTCAGAAGTGGAGCGAGCGGCCGTCGAGGCTTGGGCTAATGCAGACCCTGCACATCGCCAGCTGCTGGAAGAGCTGAAGGAAACATGGATACTCATGGGGCAGGCGCACAGGCCGGTGTCGGTTGAAGCGGCTTGGCAACGCGTCAAAGTGCAGCTTACCGCAGCGCACGACCGAGCGCCACAGCCGATACGCCGGCGCCAGCCATGGAGTGTGCGGGTGCTTGCAGTACTAGCAGTGGCTTTAGGGCTTGCGCTGCTTTATGCCGAACTCTGGCCATCCAAGGATACAGGTAAAGCGGAAGTCGAGACAGCGCGGGTGTTTACAACACAGCGGGGTCAGCGGGCAACAATTCAGCTGGTGGACGGCACGCGCATTTTGCTTGCTCCTGAGTCTCGCTTAGAAGTTGCAGCTGCCTACGGTCAAAAGGCACGCGACGTGGCCCTCGTAGGAGAGGCATTCTTTGAAGTGGCTTCCGACTCGGCGCATCCGTTTGTGGTGCACACGTCGCGGCTAGCTGTGCACGTGCTAGGAACAGCCTTTGGCGTGCGGGCCTATGCCGATGAAAGTCAGGTCTACGTAGCGGTGCGCCAGGGTAAAGTACAGGTGCGGCCAGATACGGCCCCAGGCATGTTGTCTGTTTTACTCGAGGCGGGCCAGCTGGCGCGTGTCGTCGGGCAAGGACAGCTTCAGGTAGAGCGACCTGCAAACCTAGAAGCCTACGTGGGATGGACAGAAGGTCGGCTGGTTTTTGCACGAACCCCCTTGCGCGAAGTGGTGCAAGTCCTAAAGCGCTTCTACGACTTGGAAATTGAGCTGGCAGAGCCTTCGTTGGGAGATCGGCAGTTGACTGCCACGTTCGAAGAAGCTCCAGCTTACCAGGTACTGCAAATCATTGCAGCCACCATGAAGCTGGAAACTGTACGTGATGCGCGCAACCCGCGCCGGATTGTTTGGCGCCCGACTCCTGATTCCTGAAAATCCCGTTTTGGTCTTATTGACTTGAACGTTAACTAAACCGAATAAGGATAGTCGCTATGACAACGCGTCAACACCGGAATCAGAAGCGCCTTTGGAGGCGATGGCTGTGGACCGTCAGTGTGGGAGTGCTCTTTTTAGGGCCTCTAGCATGGGCCCAACAGCCAGCGACAACCCAGGCTGCCAAAACAGAGGCATCTATTGCCTGGCTGGGCGATGCCTATCTGGAAAGCGCTGCACGGCTAAGCCAGCCGCTTGAGCTAACGCTGCATCAAGTACCCCGAGAAAAAGCCCTGCAGATTATTGCACGGCAGGCCAACTTGCGTCTTTCCTATGAATGGAGTGAGGCGTTAGCCGAGCCAGTTTCGCTGCACCAAAAGCAAGGAACGGTGCTCGATGCCTTGTATGCTGTTACAGCAGGCACCAACTTGCGCCTCATGATTTCCCGGAGCGGCTACTTGTTGGTGACGCGAGCAGGCACCCTAATGCCAGAAGCTGAGGCGCCCATGGCGGTTGCCCAAGAAGGGAGCATTGCCGGCCGGGTTGTCGATGCCCAAACAGGCGAAGGATTGCCGGGGGTTAACGTCTTTTTGGTGGGCACAACGCTAGGAAGCAGCACCGACATTGACGGTAATTACCGCATTGGCAACATTCCCCCTGGTATTTACACGCTGCAGGCTTCGTTTGTGGGCTACCGTACGGCCACGGTGGATAGCGTCGTTGTGCGTGCGGGTGAGGTGACGGTGGTAAACCTGGCCCTAGAACAAGAAATTGTAGGCCTGGAGGAGATCGTGGTGGTTGGCTACGGCACCCAACGTCGTCGGGATATTACAGGTGCTGTGGCTTCGGTAAATGTCGAGCGGCTGCAGGAGCTGCCCATAACAAACGTCGTCGAAGCACTGCAGACGCGGGCTCCAGGCGTGCGCGTGATTACCTCCGATGGACGTCCAGGCGGTAGCGGCTTGGAAGTGCAAGTGCGCGGCGTGCGCTCGCTGACAGCCAGCAACCAGCCGCTATTTGTCATCGATGGCGTTCCGGTTGAAGGCGTCAACCTCTCTGAGCTCAACCTAAACGATATCGTCTCGATTGAGGTCCTTAAAGATGCTTCGGCAGCTGCAATCTACGGGGCTCGTGGCTCTAACGGGGTTGTACTCGTTACGACGCGGCGTGGCCGAGAAGGCCGGGGGCGTTTTAGCTATGAAGGTAGCGTTGGCTTTTCTGAAGTGGCCCGTCCACTTCAGGTGTTTAGCGGCGAAGAATTTATCGCCCTGCGCCGTGAGGCTAACCGTGCTGCAGGACAGCCCACGGACGATGCAGCGATCCTGGATCCCGTGGAGCTTGAAGTAGCCCAAAGTGGCCAGTTTGTGGACTGGCAGGACTTGGTCTTCCGTACCGGCTTGCGACACAGCCACAACCTAAGCTATGCGGGCGGTTCAGAAAACTTCCAAATTTATGCCAGTGGGGGCTACCTGCGCGAAACGGGTATTCTGAAGCGGACGTTCTTTGAGCGCGGGTCGCTCCGGCTCAACACCGATTACCAGCCGCTGCGCTGGCTTCGGTTCAGCACCAATGTTTTGGTAGCGCGCACGAAGGAAGACCTAGCCGGCAGTGAGCGCTACGGTCCACTGTGGACGGCCTATACGCTTTCGCCGCTTTCTAAAGTTTACGACGAGCAGGGTAACTTGCGGCCCTATGTGACCAACGACCCCACCGCATGGAATCCGCTCTTCCAGCTGCAAGAGTCCAAAGATGATCGCTGGAGTACCCGCCTGCTAGGCAATATCGTAGCCCAGCTGAACCTCTACGAAGGGCTTAATTATCAGCTCAACGCGGGCTTAGACTACAGCTCGCGAGAAAATGGCCAGTATCGCACGCGGCAATACTCCGGCGGTGGTCAGCAACGGGCGGTATTAGAGTATGGGCAGAGCCAAAGCTACACGGTAGAAAATATCCTCACCTATGAGCGCCGGATAGGTACCCTGCACAACCTGCACGGCACGCTCCTCTACAGCGTGCAGCGCGTACAGGATGAAAACCTGCGTGCCGAAACGCGCGATCTGCCTACCGACTTGCTTGACTACAACGCCATCAGCAGTGGCGCCGATGTGCGGGCACCTGCACGGAACTATACGGCCTGGAGCCTTGAGTCCTACATGGCACGCATTCGCTATAGCCTGGCTGATAAGTACTTACTCACGCTAACGGGTCGCATCGACGGCTCCTCAAAATTCGGTAAGGGCAATAAGTATGGCTTTTTCCCAGCCATAGCTTTTGCTTGGCAGCTTAATCAAGAGCCATTCTTGGCTTCGGTGCAACAAATCGACAACCTGAAGCTGCGCTTAAGCTGGGGACAAACCGGTAACCAAGAAATCCCGATCTACCAGTCGCTAGGACAAACAGGCCTGTGGTCTTATCCCTTTGGGAGTACCATCGTCAAAGGCTATGCCCCTGCTTCCTTGCCTAACCCCAACCTCAAGTGGGAGAAAACCACGCAGGCCAACATAGGGCTGGATGTATCGCTCTTCCGTGGTCGCTTAATGTCGACCATCGACGTGTATCGCTCCTGGACTTCGGATCTGCTCCTACAGCGACAAATTCCGGTAACCAATGGCTTTACAAGCATTCTAGACAACGTAGGCAAAACCGAAAACTGGGGGATCGACCTCAACCTGAATACCTATCTCATCAATCGAAGGGACCTCAGCTGGGAGATTAACCTCAACTGGTCGTTGAGTCGCTCAAAAATTGTGCGGCTTACTGGCCAGACCGATGCCGAAGGTCGACCCGTCGACGACATCGCTAACCGCTGGTTTATCGGCCATCCGATCGGCGTGATTTACGACTGGGTCTTCGATGGCATTTTCTGCTCAGGCCGTAGCTACGACCCTGCCGCCTGCCAGCAAGAAATTGCCGCTAGCGCCCAGCGTGACGCTCAACCTGGCGACATTCGCGTCAAAGACCTCAATGGGGATGGCGTGATTAACGACCTCGATCGAACCATCGTCGGTAGCGCAGAACCCGACTGGTACGGCGGTTTGGGCACGACGCTTACATTCAAAAACTTCGATTTCAGCGTCTTCTTTACGGCTGTCCAGGGCGTGACCCGCTATAACCCCTACATCTACCCGCGGGCCTACGACCCCAACATTGTGGTCATCTTTCTCCAAGGGCGTAGCAATGGCCTAAAAGTCGACTACTGGACCCCCGAAGATCCAGACGCCGACTTTCCTCGGCCACACCGCCAGCGGGAAATGCCCCGTTACCTCTCAGCACGGGCCGTTTGGGATGCCTCCTACGTCCAGCTCCGGAACATCACGCTGGGCTATACGCTGCCGCAGCGTTTTGCAACCCGACTGGGCGTAGAGCGCCTGCGCCTATATGCGGCCGGCAATAACCTGTACTACTGGACCAACTTCGACTCTTACAACCCCGAGCAAGGGGATGTCGAAGGCTATCCGGTGGCACGGACCCTGACCCTGGGACTTTCGATGTCGTTCTGACCCTACGAGCACTCACCATCTTGCCGAATTTGCCATGAAGCGTTTAACCCGAACCACGGCGTGGCTCCTAAGCGGGCTGCTACTTATGGGCAGCCTCAGCGGCTGCGGCGAAAGTTTCCTTGAGGAGGAGCCTAAAACGTTCATCAGTACCAACGCCGTACTGAGCTCTCCAGAAGGACTGGAAGGCGCTATTGTAGCGCTCTATGCTTTCCCTCGCTTGCTCTACCAGAGCCCACGCTATAGCTACTGGTTTATCTCTGGAACCGACGAGGTGCGTGTAGGCCCACTGCACGAAGATCTGGGTACAGCGCTCTACAACAGCGACCTGAACCCGCAGCACCCAGCCTCCCGAGAGTACTGGAACCAGTCGTTTCAGGCGCTCTACCGCGCCAATGCCATCATTGCCAACGCCCCCAAAGTAGACTTCAAAGGCAACGAAGCGCGTCGCAACCGCGTCCTGGCCGAAGCACGCTTCTTCCGAGCCTATATCTTGTTTTACCTCCACCAACGCTACGGCAATATCCCCTTGGTGACAGAGCCCTCGGAAACCATCCGGGAAAAAGAACAACCTGCACCAGCTGAGGAAATCTATCACGTGATTGTCGAGGACTTGCAGTTTGCAATCAATAACCTGGATTGGACTTATAATCAGCCGGGGCGGATTACCAAGGGGGCAGCCATGCACTTGCTGGCTAAGGTGTACCTGGTACTGCAAAACTGGCAGCAGGCCGGACAGCTTGCCGAAACACTCATTCAACAAGGGCCTTACCGCCTCTTAAGTGATCCAGCCGCCATCTTTGCCGATGGCAATGAAGACAACGCCGAAGCCATCTGGACCATTAAATTCGACCCCCGCACGGGCGGTGGGCATTTCCTAGCCCCAATGTTTACCCCGCTATACGACCGCATCCAAGGCGTGCGGCGCTCGTTTGAACAAGGCGGACGGCCCTGGGCCCGCATGTATCCTAGCGCCTACCTGCTTAGCCTTTTTGACAAGAATGACAAACGGCTCAAAGCCTGGTACAAGACGCACTGGGTCTATGATGCACCCGAAGAAGGACTACCCCCAGGCCGACAGGTGGGCGATACGGTACGGGCAAAAGACTTTAACCCTCCCATTGACTCGCTGCTTTGGCTGCACCCTGCCTGCAAGAAGTATTGGGAGTATGGCTCTACGCGAAACATCAACGCAGCTGATTCCTGGAAGGGCATTATCCGCTATCGGCTAGCAGAAACCTACTTGATCGCGGCCGAAGCTTTCATGCGCCAGGGCAATCAAACCAAGGCGCTACAGTATATTAATGCCTTACGCCAGCGTGCAGGCGTAGCAGACCTCACCCAGCTCAATGAAGACCTTCTGCTGGAAGAGCATGCCCGTGAGCTGGCCTTCGAGGGTGACCGCTGGTTTACGCTAAAGCGCATGGGGCGTCTGGTGCAGCACGTGCGCCTCTATAACCCGCAGGCTGCACCCAACATCCAGGATTACCACGTGAACATGCCTATTCCACAGGAATTTGTGGACCTGACAGGCTTCCCACAAAATACCGGCTATCACTAAAATTAACCCCGCTGGACGGCAAGGGGCGGAGTGCCGCGCACCTAAACCCTGCGGCACTCCGTTCCTTGTTCTTAGAAGCGGCATAGGCAAGATCTAACCTTCTACGGCTTGCTAAAATGCGATATCGGTCGTTGCTGTTGTTGGCGCTTTGCTTGCTAGGCACAGGAAAACCGACGCAGGCAGAAGACGGCTACGAACTTTGGCTGCGCTACGTGCGCATTGCCGACGAACCGTTGCGCCAGGCCTACCGCAACCAGCTTCGCGCGGTACATCTAGAGGCCACTTCCCCAACGCTAGAGATCGTACGGGACGAGCTCAAGCGCGGCCTGGAAGGCCTTCTCGGCGAAGCGGTGACATGGACAACGCGCACCGACCTTACAGGCCTGCTCCTTGTGGGAACGCCTGCCTCTTGCCCAACCATTGCAGCACTAGGACTGGAACGTGAGCTTACTTCCTTAGGCCCCGAAGGCTTTCTGATTCGAACCCTCAAGCTCGAAGGCCGTCCAGCTACCGTGATTGCAGCTCAGACGGATATTGGCGTGCTTTACGGTACGTTTCACCTATTGCGCCTGCTGCAAACGCATCGACCCATTGAGGCCCTGGAAGTGCAGGAAGCACCTCGGCTTCGCCTGCGCGTGCTGAATCACTGGGACAACCTGGATCGAACGGTCGAGCGTGGATACGCTGGCTTCTCACTCTGGGACTGGTTTAAACTGCCGGATTACGCTGACCCCCGCTATCGGGACTATGCCCGGGCCAACGCCTCGCTGGGCATCAATGGCACCGTGCTAACCAACGTCAATGCCGACGCTCGGGTGCTATTGCCAGAATTTCTGCAAAAAGTAGCGGCACTGGCCCAGGTTTTTCGCCCCTATGGCATTCGGGTGTACCTAACCGCTCGCTTCAGCGCCCCAATCGAAATTGGCGGACTCAAAACCGCTGATCCGCTCGATCCTGACGTGCAGGCCTGGTGGCAGCAAAAAGTGGCCGAGATCTATCGATACATCCCAGATTTTGGTGGCTTTCTGGTTAAGGCTAACTCTGAAGGGCAACCAGGCCCACAGGATTACGGCCGCACGCATGCCGATGGCGCCAACATGCTGGCCGATGCTTTGGCCCCCTACGGAGGCGTAGTGATGTGGCGCGCCTTTGTGTATGCTCCTAGCGCCGAGGATCGCATTAAGCAGGCCTACGATGAGTTTGTGCCTCTGGACGGACGGTTCCGATCCAACGTGCTCGTGCAGGTCAAAAACGGCCCGCTTGACTTCCAACCACGCGAGCCCTTCCACCCGCTCTTTGGCGCTACCCCCCAAACACCCTTGATGATGGAGTTTCAGATCACGAAGGAATATCTTGGTTTTTCGACCCACCTGGCCTACCTGGGCACCATGTGGGAGGAAGTGCTGCAGGCCGATACCTACGCTCGTGGTGAAGGCTCCACTGTAGCCCGCATCATCGATGGCAGCCTCTTTGGACATAAGCTAACCGGAATGGCCGGTGTAGCCAATATTGGCACTGACCGCAATTGGTGTGGCAGCATCTTCGATCAGGCCAACTGGTACGCCTTTGGGCGTTTAGCCTGGAATCCATACTTGCGTGCCGCTGAAATCGCTGAAGAGTGGATCCGTATGACTTTCACCAACGAGGCACGCTTTGTAGAACCAGTAAAAGAAATGATGCTGGAGTCCCGTGAGGCGGTGGTTAACTACATGACCCCCTTGGGTCTGGCCCACTTGATGGGTCCTGGCCACCATTACGGTCCTGCACCTTGGTTCGACAAAGCACCCCGTCCCGACTGGAACAACGTTTATTACCATCGGGCCGATACGTTGGGCATCGGCTTCGACCGCACCGCAACAGGCAGCAATGCCGTAGCTCAGTACTTTTCCCCCTTATCCGAAATCTTTGGTAGCCTAGAACGTTGTCCCGAAAAATACCTGCTTTGGTTTCATCGCGTGCCTTGGGATTATCCGATGCGCTCAGGAAGAACGCTTTGGGAAGAACTCGTCGATCACTACTACCGGGGTGTAGAAACGGTGCGGCGTTGGCAGCGTGTGTGGGCCGCTCTAAGCGCATTTGTCGATGCTGAACGCTTTGAGCAAATTGCCACATACTTGCGCATCCAGGAAAAAGAAGCCGTCTGGTGGCGCGATGCCTGCGTGCTGTACTTTCAAAAGTTTTCAAGACAACCAATCCCACCTGGCTACGAAGCCCCACAGCATTCCCTAGAAGAAGCCATGCGCCGCCAAGAAATGCTGCAGCGTTTCCCAATGCCAGGGCATTAACGCATAGGAAGCTTATCGTGTTAACGTGTCTGTTATAACAACGAAAAGCCTCAACGATGAAACAGCGAAGAGAGTGCGTTATGGAACAGCGAAAGATCTGCTTGACCCTTGGGAGCATAGCGCTCGGACTCTGCCTTTTAAGCTCGGTGGGATGGGCTCAGGACCGGCCGTTGTATTTGGATCCATCGTTGCCGATCGAGGTGCGTGTGGAGGATCTGCTGCGCCGGATGACGTTGGAGGAAAAGGTGGCGCAGATGCTGAGCATGTGGCAGACGAAGCGGCTGATTGTGGACGATCAGCGCCGTTTTGATCCGAGCCGAGCTCCGGAGTGGTTCAAGCTGGGCATTGGACGGATCGAGCGGCCAAGCGAGTATTTTGCATCGGCGCGGGAAGCGGCCGAGTTTACCAACGCCATTCAGCGCTGGGTCAAAGAAAACACCCGCTTGGGCATCCCCGTGCTTTTCCATGAAGAAGCACTGCATGGCATTCAGGCTGCTGGAGCGACCAGCTATCCGCAGGCGATTGCGTTGGCAAGCACCTGGAATCCGGAGCTAGTAGAGCAGGTGTATGCGCGCATCGCGCGTGAAGTTCGGGCACGAGGAGTGCATCAGGTGTTAACACCCGTGGTGGACGTGGGTCGAGATCCGCGTTGGGGTCGGATCGAGGAGACGTTTGGGGAGGATCCTTTTTTGGTGGGGGAAATGGGGAAGGCGGCGGTTTGGGGTTTGCAGGGGCGCCGGTTGCCCTTAGGCCGGGATCGGGTGATCGCGACGCTCAAGCACATGGCGGGCCATGGTCAGCCAGAGAGCGGAATTAACGTAGCGCCGGTGTTTTTTGGAGAGCGCCATTTGCGAGAGGTGTTTTTGTATCCGTTCCGAGAGGCCATAGAGAAGGCTGGGGCGCTAAGCGTGATGGCCTCCTACAATGAGATAGACGGGATTCCTTCGCATGCGAACGTGTGGATGTTGCGGCGGGTGTTGCGCGAAGAGTGGGGCTTCCAGGGTACCATTGTCTCTGATTGGTTTGCCCTTCGGCAGCTTATAACGAAGCACCGCGTTGCAGTCGACGAAGCCGAGGCCGCACGCCGCGCACTTGAGGCTACGGTAGATATTGAATTGCCGGATTTCGACGTATATCCGGTGCTGCTGGAACTGGTGCGTCGAGGTGCTGTGCCTGAGCAAGCAATCGATGCCGCGGTACGCCGGTTGTTGTGGGCCAAGTTTGCCGTGGGCCTGTTTGATGGGGAGGTCTATGTGGATCCCGCAGAAGCAGAACGGGTGAATGCCTCAGCAGAGGACCGAGCATTGGCACTAGAGGCTGCTCGGCAGGCGATGATTTTGTTGAAAAACGATGGGCTACTGCCGCTGGATGCAGGCCGGTTGCGTCGGGTAGCGGTGATTGGTCCACATGCGGGGGAGGTGTTGTTGGGTGGGTATTCGGGCCGACCGCGCTTTACCGTGAGCATTTTGGAAGGGATTCGGGAACGGTTGCGTGGCCAAGCAGAGGTAGCCTATGCGGAGGGCGTGCGCATCACAGAAGACTCAGTTTTTACCCGTGAAGCGCAGCCCCATCTCGGTGGCGAGCGGGCCTATCCCCGCTGGGTAGCCGATACAGTGGTTTGGGCTGATCCAGAAGCGAACCAAAAGCGCATTGAAGAAGCCGTTGCCCTAGCCCGGACCAGCGATGTGGTCATTTTGGTAGTTGGAGGCAATGAGCAAACCTCGCGTGAGGCTTGGGCCCTCGATCACCGCGGGGATCGGATGTCGTTGCGCTTACCTGGAGATCAGGAAAAGTTGGTACAAGCGGTGTCGGAGGTGGGGGTCCCTGTGGTGATGGTAGTGATCGGGGGACAGCCGTACGTAATTACGGATTTGGTGAACCGCGTAGGAGCGATTCTCTGGGGATGGTATTTAGGTCAGGAGACGGGCCGTGCCGTTGCAGAGGTGTTGTTTGGGGATTACAATCCTGCAGGACGGTTGCCCATTACACTGCCGCGTCATGAGGGACAGTTACCTGTGTATTACAGTTACAAGCCGAGCAAGGAGCTGGATTATGTGGACGGGGAAGCGAGCCCGTTGTTTCCTTTTGGGTATGGCTTGTCGTACACGCGTTTTGCCTACCGATCGGTTCGTGTAGAGCCCGATCGGGTTGGGGGATGCGGGACGGTTCGGGTGCTCGTCGAAGTGGAGAATGTAGGCGATCGGCCAGGAGACGAGGTCGTTCAGGTGTACGTTCGCGACCCGGTGAGCTCGGTGACACGCCCCGTAAAAGAGCTTCGGGGGTTCCGCCGGGTGCATTTAGGCGTTGGGGAGCGCAAAAGCGTAACGTTTGTGTTGGATGGGGAGGCATTTGCGTTTTACGGATTAGAGATGCATCGGGTGGTAGAAGCGGGCAAGCTGGAAGTGTTGGTCGGGGGGAATTCGGAGGATCTGATCAGCGTGCCCCTTGAAATCACCTCCCCCTGCGATTTGGGGCCCTAAGGTCCGGCTGCGCGGCCCCGGAAAGGGCCCGTCGCCTTGTGGAAAAGGCGATGGGCCCTTTTTTGTTTTTTATAAGGATTTGCTAAAATCTCCAAGATGGCAGAACCCGCGCTTTTGCTAGACTGTTTGCTGCGGCAGCAGCTAAAAGGCTATGGAGAGCACGGCTTTAGCAAACCTACTGGCGTCTCCCTGGGGTGCACTGTTGATTTTCTGCTTGCGGATTATTGACGTTTCGATGTCGATGATCCGCATGATCTTGGCCATTCGCGGCTATCGAGCAAAAGCCGCTGCCATTGGTTTTTTTGAAGTGCTGGTATGGCTTTTGGCCGTGGGACAAGCCCTTCAGCATCTCTACTCCGTGTGGCATGTGGTCGGTTATGCTGCAGGATTCGCAACCGGTAACTATGTAGGCGTTTGGTTAGAAGAACGCTTTGCCGTGGGCTTGCGCGTAGTACGCGCGATCTTTCGTAACGGCTCAGAGCAGCGGGGCACGCGGGCAGCGCAACTGCTGCGCGAGCGCGGTTACGGCGTTACCGAGGTGCAAGGTAGAGGGCGCGAGGATGTCGTAG
This window encodes:
- a CDS encoding RagB/SusD family nutrient uptake outer membrane protein, which translates into the protein MKRLTRTTAWLLSGLLLMGSLSGCGESFLEEEPKTFISTNAVLSSPEGLEGAIVALYAFPRLLYQSPRYSYWFISGTDEVRVGPLHEDLGTALYNSDLNPQHPASREYWNQSFQALYRANAIIANAPKVDFKGNEARRNRVLAEARFFRAYILFYLHQRYGNIPLVTEPSETIREKEQPAPAEEIYHVIVEDLQFAINNLDWTYNQPGRITKGAAMHLLAKVYLVLQNWQQAGQLAETLIQQGPYRLLSDPAAIFADGNEDNAEAIWTIKFDPRTGGGHFLAPMFTPLYDRIQGVRRSFEQGGRPWARMYPSAYLLSLFDKNDKRLKAWYKTHWVYDAPEEGLPPGRQVGDTVRAKDFNPPIDSLLWLHPACKKYWEYGSTRNINAADSWKGIIRYRLAETYLIAAEAFMRQGNQTKALQYINALRQRAGVADLTQLNEDLLLEEHARELAFEGDRWFTLKRMGRLVQHVRLYNPQAAPNIQDYHVNMPIPQEFVDLTGFPQNTGYH
- a CDS encoding alpha-glucuronidase family glycosyl hydrolase, producing the protein MRYRSLLLLALCLLGTGKPTQAEDGYELWLRYVRIADEPLRQAYRNQLRAVHLEATSPTLEIVRDELKRGLEGLLGEAVTWTTRTDLTGLLLVGTPASCPTIAALGLERELTSLGPEGFLIRTLKLEGRPATVIAAQTDIGVLYGTFHLLRLLQTHRPIEALEVQEAPRLRLRVLNHWDNLDRTVERGYAGFSLWDWFKLPDYADPRYRDYARANASLGINGTVLTNVNADARVLLPEFLQKVAALAQVFRPYGIRVYLTARFSAPIEIGGLKTADPLDPDVQAWWQQKVAEIYRYIPDFGGFLVKANSEGQPGPQDYGRTHADGANMLADALAPYGGVVMWRAFVYAPSAEDRIKQAYDEFVPLDGRFRSNVLVQVKNGPLDFQPREPFHPLFGATPQTPLMMEFQITKEYLGFSTHLAYLGTMWEEVLQADTYARGEGSTVARIIDGSLFGHKLTGMAGVANIGTDRNWCGSIFDQANWYAFGRLAWNPYLRAAEIAEEWIRMTFTNEARFVEPVKEMMLESREAVVNYMTPLGLAHLMGPGHHYGPAPWFDKAPRPDWNNVYYHRADTLGIGFDRTATGSNAVAQYFSPLSEIFGSLERCPEKYLLWFHRVPWDYPMRSGRTLWEELVDHYYRGVETVRRWQRVWAALSAFVDAERFEQIATYLRIQEKEAVWWRDACVLYFQKFSRQPIPPGYEAPQHSLEEAMRRQEMLQRFPMPGH
- a CDS encoding glycoside hydrolase family 3 N-terminal domain-containing protein produces the protein MEQRKICLTLGSIALGLCLLSSVGWAQDRPLYLDPSLPIEVRVEDLLRRMTLEEKVAQMLSMWQTKRLIVDDQRRFDPSRAPEWFKLGIGRIERPSEYFASAREAAEFTNAIQRWVKENTRLGIPVLFHEEALHGIQAAGATSYPQAIALASTWNPELVEQVYARIAREVRARGVHQVLTPVVDVGRDPRWGRIEETFGEDPFLVGEMGKAAVWGLQGRRLPLGRDRVIATLKHMAGHGQPESGINVAPVFFGERHLREVFLYPFREAIEKAGALSVMASYNEIDGIPSHANVWMLRRVLREEWGFQGTIVSDWFALRQLITKHRVAVDEAEAARRALEATVDIELPDFDVYPVLLELVRRGAVPEQAIDAAVRRLLWAKFAVGLFDGEVYVDPAEAERVNASAEDRALALEAARQAMILLKNDGLLPLDAGRLRRVAVIGPHAGEVLLGGYSGRPRFTVSILEGIRERLRGQAEVAYAEGVRITEDSVFTREAQPHLGGERAYPRWVADTVVWADPEANQKRIEEAVALARTSDVVILVVGGNEQTSREAWALDHRGDRMSLRLPGDQEKLVQAVSEVGVPVVMVVIGGQPYVITDLVNRVGAILWGWYLGQETGRAVAEVLFGDYNPAGRLPITLPRHEGQLPVYYSYKPSKELDYVDGEASPLFPFGYGLSYTRFAYRSVRVEPDRVGGCGTVRVLVEVENVGDRPGDEVVQVYVRDPVSSVTRPVKELRGFRRVHLGVGERKSVTFVLDGEAFAFYGLEMHRVVEAGKLEVLVGGNSEDLISVPLEITSPCDLGP
- a CDS encoding DUF2179 domain-containing protein, giving the protein MESTALANLLASPWGALLIFCLRIIDVSMSMIRMILAIRGYRAKAAAIGFFEVLVWLLAVGQALQHLYSVWHVVGYAAGFATGNYVGVWLEERFAVGLRVVRAIFRNGSEQRGTRAAQLLRERGYGVTEVQGRGREDVVEILDLIVARRHVAEVTQLLRQVDPEVFISIEEVRAVQGGYVRPGGRKFPFPTRLRTLTNRSRVLREWLLRRL